Proteins encoded by one window of Moorella humiferrea:
- a CDS encoding metal ABC transporter ATP-binding protein: MVPVVIKIKKAVVSYREDVALRGVSLEVKAGELIGIIGPNGAGKTTLLTLVNGLGHLLQGEVWVLGHNLARGCPAALRSKIGYVPQLPVIDPRMPVTAREVVMMGRYGRLGFFHRPGSSDWQVVDRMLELVGMTALAGRPIGHLSGGEQQRVAIARALAQEPSILLLDEPTASLDRRAQQILQLVQRIHQERKLTTLMVTHSLAGLTGLCDRLVLMKKGRIWKTGNPEELLQDRVLEQLF; encoded by the coding sequence ATGGTACCAGTAGTTATTAAAATTAAAAAAGCAGTAGTATCCTATCGTGAAGATGTAGCGCTGCGTGGCGTGTCGCTAGAAGTTAAAGCAGGGGAACTTATAGGGATCATTGGTCCCAATGGGGCCGGGAAAACGACACTGCTAACCCTGGTCAATGGCCTGGGACATTTGCTCCAGGGAGAAGTGTGGGTGCTGGGCCATAACCTGGCACGTGGCTGCCCGGCGGCCCTGCGCAGTAAAATCGGCTACGTCCCCCAGTTGCCAGTCATCGATCCCCGGATGCCGGTAACAGCAAGGGAAGTAGTCATGATGGGGCGTTACGGACGGCTGGGCTTTTTCCACCGGCCGGGATCCAGCGATTGGCAGGTAGTAGACCGCATGCTGGAACTGGTAGGTATGACGGCTTTAGCCGGGCGTCCCATCGGCCATCTTTCCGGCGGCGAACAGCAGCGGGTAGCCATCGCCCGCGCCCTGGCCCAGGAACCGTCAATTCTCCTGCTGGATGAACCCACCGCTTCCCTGGACCGGCGGGCGCAGCAAATATTACAGCTGGTACAACGTATTCACCAGGAACGCAAGTTAACTACTTTAATGGTTACCCATTCCCTGGCAGGGTTGACTGGATTGTGCGACCGCCTGGTGCTCATGAAAAAAGGGCGTATCTGGAAAACAGGAAACCCGGAAGAGCTCCTCCAGGACAGGGTGCTGGAGCAGCTATTTTAA
- a CDS encoding metal ABC transporter substrate-binding protein: MFSSRTMGRFMAKIVLLFLLLFVATGCNSRQTGNKLKVVTGTSLLMTAVQEVGKDRVEVKNIIPPASCPGHFDIKPSDVAVLSQARVFLMHDWQGKLFTKELVASANNPQLEVVPVAVKGNWMAPPVWQQALQAVASILAEKDPANKDYYKAKAQEAVDQAARVGQETQARLQAAGAGNLKVLCSDQQEGFVRWAGFQVIGTYGRPEELTPQRVKELVDKGRQAGVQLIIDNLQSGPDAGAGMAKELGIPRVTISNFPGGLPGTDKWDQALQKNVELLLAALPK, encoded by the coding sequence GCTACTGGTTGTAATTCCCGGCAGACGGGTAATAAGCTCAAGGTAGTAACCGGCACCTCTCTTTTGATGACTGCTGTGCAGGAAGTAGGTAAGGACAGGGTGGAAGTAAAGAATATTATCCCGCCGGCCTCCTGCCCCGGACACTTCGACATCAAGCCTTCCGATGTAGCCGTACTTAGCCAGGCCCGGGTTTTCCTGATGCATGACTGGCAGGGTAAACTTTTTACCAAAGAATTGGTGGCTTCCGCCAATAATCCCCAGTTAGAAGTAGTCCCGGTGGCAGTAAAGGGTAACTGGATGGCACCACCGGTATGGCAGCAGGCGTTACAGGCAGTAGCCAGTATACTCGCAGAGAAAGACCCGGCTAATAAAGATTACTATAAGGCTAAGGCCCAGGAAGCTGTTGACCAGGCAGCCAGGGTGGGACAAGAAACGCAGGCCCGCCTGCAGGCAGCGGGCGCGGGGAACTTGAAAGTTCTTTGCTCCGACCAGCAAGAGGGCTTTGTTCGCTGGGCCGGTTTCCAGGTTATAGGTACTTATGGCCGTCCGGAAGAACTTACACCGCAGCGAGTGAAGGAACTGGTAGATAAGGGCCGGCAGGCAGGTGTGCAATTAATAATTGATAATCTCCAGAGCGGGCCGGATGCTGGCGCCGGCATGGCTAAGGAACTGGGAATACCCAGGGTTACTATTTCCAACTTTCCCGGCGGCCTCCCTGGAACAGATAAATGGGACCAGGCTTTACAAAAAAACGTCGAATTGCTGCTGGCGGCCCTCCCCAAATAG